In Candidatus Methylomirabilota bacterium, the sequence CGTCCGCTCGTTCCGGGACGTGACGCTGCCGCTCATCTGGCGCGGCGTGCTCGTCGGATCGCTCTTCTCGTTCATGACGTCGCTCCAGGAGGCGTCGGCCGTGCTCTTCCTCTCGCTCGGCGGGTGGGAGACGATCACGGTCGGGACCTTCGCCTTCTACATCGCGGGGAGCGCGAACGAGGCCGCCGCGCTCGGCGTCATCCTCATCGTCGTCGCCGCGGTGAGCCTGGTGCTGATCAACCGCGTCGCGGGAGCGCGCATGGGGGGAATGTTCGGCTAGATCGTGCGACCGGCGGCGGTCACGCGAGCCCCCACCAAATCAACGACTTGCGGTCGCTTGTACGATCCCGCCCGTTATGCTAGTGTCCGTCTTCACATGGCGCCGACCGGGGAAAAGAGCACCTGGAAAGCGCTCGGCGATCTGTCCTCGATCGGCTTGACGCTGGTCCTGGCAACCGTCATCGGTCTGGCAGGCGGCTACTACGGGGATCGGTGGCTTGGCACTAAGCCCTGGCTCACGCTGGTCGGCCTCGGCTTCGGGATCGCCGCGGGTTTCGTGAACCTCTTTCGGTCGGTCAAGCGCGCGGAACGGGAGCGCGATGAGCCCAGGTAGGCTGACCTCGCGGGTGACGGCGGACGCGTGCGCGCTCGCGCTGGCGCTCGCGGCGCCGGCCGCCTGGCTCGCGGGCGCCGCGGCCGCGCTCGGCGTCCTCGCCGGCGGCGCGCTCGCTCTCCTGAACTTCCGCTGGCTCGCCACGCGCGCCCTCGCCGTCACCGCTGGTGACGCCCGCGGCGCGTGGGCGATCGGCGCCGGCATCCGCCTCGCCGCGCTCGCCGCGGCGTCTGCCGTGCTGCTCGGGCTCGAGTGGGCGCACCCGGTCGCCCTGCTGGCGGGGCTCGCGGTGCTGCCCTGCGCGGTGATCGTCGAGGGGCTGCGCGACGCGGGCGGGGAGCGCTGAGCGTGGAGATCATCGAGCATCCGCCGATCTTCCGGCTGCCGGCCATCTTCGGGCCGGGCTACATCCCGGATCAGGTGACCTACACCTGGTTGCTCATGATCGTCCTGACGGCGATCGCGTTCGTCGTGTCACGCCGGGTCGAGCTCGTGCCCCGCGGTGCGCAGAACGTCGTCGAGCTGGTCCTCCTGCAGTTCCAGGCGCTGATCGACGACGTCATCGGGCCCGCCGGCCGGCCCTACCTGCCGCTGATCGCGACGCTCGGCCTGTTCATCCTCGCGGGCAACCTCCTCGGCCTCGTCCCCGGCTTCGCGGGCCCCACGGCGAACCTCAACACGACCGCCGCCTGCGCGGTGGTCGTGTTCTGCGCCTACCACTACATCGGCATCCGAAAGCACGGCCCGCTCACCTACCTCAAGCACTTCATGGGACCGGTGCCGTGGTGGCTCAAGGGACCGATGTTCGTGATCGAGATGATCAGTCACCTCGCCCGGCCGCTGTCGCTGACGCTGCGACTCTTCGGCAACATGCTGGGCGGGCACATCCTGCTCGCCATCATGTTCTTCCTGATGGGCCTGGACGGACTCATCGGCTGGGCGCTCTCGGGCAGCCTCGCGGGCGTCGTCCTCGGCGGCCTCGGCGGCGTGCTGCTGGCCGCCTTCACCATCGGGTTCATCTATCCACTGAAGCTCCTGGTGTCGTTCCTCCAGGCGTTCATCTTCGTGATGCTGACGATGCTGTACATCTCGGGGGCGCTCGAGGGCCACGGTGCGGGGCACGGTTCGGAGCACCACTAGCAGACCACACGAGAGACAGGAGGGGTTCGTGCGACGTTCACTGATTCTCGCGGCAACGGCGGTGCTGGGGGTTCCGGGGGTGGCGCTCGCGGCCGAGGGCGCCGGCGGGGGGTGGATCGGGCCCTTCTCGGTCATCGCGGCGGGCCTGGGGATGGCGATCGCGTCCGGCCTCTGCGGGCTCGGGCAGGGCAGGGCGGTCGCGGCGGCCGTGGAGGCGATGGGCCGGCAACCGGGCGCGGCGGCGCCCATCCAGACCGCGATGATCATCGGTCTGGCCCTGATCGAGTCGCTCGCGATCTACATGCTGGTCATCGGCATCATTCTGTTGTTCGTGCAGCCGATCAAGTAGTCACCGAGGGAGGCAGAGCCCGCCGGGGCGCCCTCCCCGGCGGGCGCGTGCCATGACGCCGCGCTCCGGTCATCGGTTCACGAAGATCCCCGAGATGACGATCCGCCGTCTCTCGGTCTACACGCGCTGCCTGCTCCAGCTCGAGGAGGATGGCGTCAAGACGGTCTCCTCGCAGGAGCTCGCCGAGCGCTTCGACCTCAACTCGGCGCAGGTTCGGAAGGACCTCGCCTACTTCGGCGAGTTCGGCGTCCGCGGCATCGGCTACTACGTCGCGGGTCTGAAGGCCGAGCTCCAGCGGATCCTCGGGCTCGACCGCGAGTGGCCGGTCGTGCTCGCCGGCTTCGGCAACCTCGGCTCGGCGCTCTTCCACTACAAGGGGTTCGCGCGCCGGGGATTCAGGGTCGCGGCGGTCGTCGACGACAACCCCGCGAAGGTCGGCCGCGAGGTCGAGGGCGTCCCGATCGTCGCGAGCCGGGACATGGCGCGCGAGATCAAGGCGCGGGGGATCCAGATCGCCATCCTCGCGGTGCCCGCGGAGTCCGCGCAGGCCGTGACGGACGAGCTCGTTGCGGCGGGCATCCGGGCGGTGCTCAACTTCGCGCCGGCGCGGATCAAAGTGCCCCGCGACGTGCGCCTGAAGCACGTGGACCTCTCGATCGAGCTGGAGACGCTGAGCTTCTACCTCGCGAAAGGCGCCCGGTAGTCTGGTACGCTCGGGAAGGCCCGAGATGTTGAGGGACTGGCCCGCGTTTCACGACCTGGCCAAGGCGTTCGCCGAGGGACCCGTCTGCCTGCGCGTCGTCGGCCTCACCGGCGGCGCCCGCCCGCTCGCCGTCGCCGAGCTCCTCCAGACGCCACCGCGCACCGCGCTCGTGCTCGTCCCGTCGGTCGTCGACGCCCACCGCTTCACCCAGGACCTCCGGTTCTTCGGCGCGCCGGCGCTCGAGTTCCCCGAGCGCGAGCCCCGGCTCTGGCGCGGCGGGCGCCAGCGCGAGGCGGACGCCGAGCGCGCCGTCGTGTGCCGGCGGCTCGCCGCGGGCGAGCCGCTGATCGTCGTGGCGACGCCCGGAGCGCTCGACGCGGAGGTCCTGGCGCCGGCCGATTTCGCCGCGCGCGCGCTCAGGCTCGAGGCGGGCGACGAGCTCGACCGCGAGCTCCTCGTCGAGGCCCTCGAGCGCGGGGGCTACGAGCGCGTGGACACGGTCGCCGAGGTCGGGCAGTGGAGCCTCCGGGGCGGGATCGTGGACGTCTTCTCGCCGAGCCAGCCGAATCCCGCGCGCCTCGAGTTCTTCGGCGACGCGATCGAGTCGATCCGGCTCTTCGACCCGACCTCCCAGCGCTCGACCGGCGCGCTCCGGGAGCTCCTCGTCCTGCCGCTCGCGACCGACGGCGACGCGCGGGCGCGCCTCCTCGACTACCTGCCGGCCGCCGCGCCCGTCGTCGTGGACGCGCCGCGCGTGCTCGACGCGCCCACCGAGACCGATCCGGGCGCGGGCACGCTGCGCGAGCGCCTGGAGGGGCGCCGGCGCGTGGAGCTGGAGCTCGTCGGCGAGGCGTCGAGCGCCGCGGCGGGGCCGACGCCGGGCGCGCGCGAGTGGGCGCTCGACGCGCAGGCCGTGCCCCAGTTCGGCGGCCGCTTCAACCGGCTCCAGGCCGAGCTCGAGCACTGGCGCGCGGAGGGCTTCCGGACGCGGCTCGTCGCCGGCGACGAGCGCCAGGCGGAGCACCTGCGCCAGATCCTGCGCGAGCACCAGCTCGAGGCCGCCTCGGCCACGACGCTCGACGGGCCGGAGCCGCTCACGATCGTCGTCGGCGAGCTCGCGAGCGGGTTCGCGATCCCCGCACTCGGCGTCATCGTCCTCACCGAGGACGACCTCTTCGGCGCGCGCCGGCGCTCGCTCAAGCGCCCGAAGTACCAGCGCGGCGCCGCGCTCACTGCGTTCACGGACCTCGCGGTCGGCGACGTCGTCGTCCACGAGGACCACGGCCTCGGGCGCTACCTCGGGCTCCGGACGATGACGATCGGCGACCGGCAGGGCGACTTCCTCCTGCTCGAGTACGCCGAGGGCAACCAGCTCTACCTCCCCGTCGAGCGCCTCGATCTCATCTCCAAGTACCTGGGCGCGGACGCCGGCCAGGTGCGGCTCGACCGGCTCGGCGGTCCCTCGTGGCAACGGGTGAAGGAGTCGGTGCGCGCCGCGCTCCGCGAGATGGCCGAGGAGCTCCTCCGGCTCTACGCGCAGCGTGCCGTCGCCGAGGGCCACGCGTTCGCCGCGGACACGCCGTGGCAGCGGGAGTTCGAGACGGCGTTCCGGTTCGAGGAGACGCCGGACCAGCTCCGCGCGATCGAGGACGTCAAGGGCGACATGGAGGCGGGCCGGCCGATGGACCGCCTCGTCGCGGGCGACGTCGGTTACGGCAAGACCGAGGTGGCGCTGCGCGCGGCGTTCAAGGCGGTGGCCGACGGCCACCAGGTCGCGGTGCTCGTGCCGACGACGGTGCTCGCGCAGCAGCACTGGGCCACCTTCGCCGACCGGTTCGCGCCGTTCCCGGCCCGGGTCGAGCTTCTCTCGCGGTTCCGGTCGCCGGCGGAGCAGAAGGCGATCGTCGCGGGGCTCCGTCAGGGAACCGTGGACGTCGTCATCGGCACCCATCGCCTGCTGTCACGGGACGTCGAGTTCAAGAACCTCGGCCTCCTGGTCGTGGACGAGGAGCACCGGTTCGGCGTGGCGCACAAGGAGCGCGTGAAGAAGCTC encodes:
- a CDS encoding AtpZ/AtpI family protein, coding for MAPTGEKSTWKALGDLSSIGLTLVLATVIGLAGGYYGDRWLGTKPWLTLVGLGFGIAAGFVNLFRSVKRAERERDEPR
- a CDS encoding ATP synthase subunit I translates to MSPGRLTSRVTADACALALALAAPAAWLAGAAAALGVLAGGALALLNFRWLATRALAVTAGDARGAWAIGAGIRLAALAAASAVLLGLEWAHPVALLAGLAVLPCAVIVEGLRDAGGER
- the atpB gene encoding F0F1 ATP synthase subunit A, which encodes MEIIEHPPIFRLPAIFGPGYIPDQVTYTWLLMIVLTAIAFVVSRRVELVPRGAQNVVELVLLQFQALIDDVIGPAGRPYLPLIATLGLFILAGNLLGLVPGFAGPTANLNTTAACAVVVFCAYHYIGIRKHGPLTYLKHFMGPVPWWLKGPMFVIEMISHLARPLSLTLRLFGNMLGGHILLAIMFFLMGLDGLIGWALSGSLAGVVLGGLGGVLLAAFTIGFIYPLKLLVSFLQAFIFVMLTMLYISGALEGHGAGHGSEHH
- a CDS encoding ATP synthase F0 subunit C; its protein translation is MRRSLILAATAVLGVPGVALAAEGAGGGWIGPFSVIAAGLGMAIASGLCGLGQGRAVAAAVEAMGRQPGAAAPIQTAMIIGLALIESLAIYMLVIGIILLFVQPIK
- a CDS encoding redox-sensing transcriptional repressor Rex → MTPRSGHRFTKIPEMTIRRLSVYTRCLLQLEEDGVKTVSSQELAERFDLNSAQVRKDLAYFGEFGVRGIGYYVAGLKAELQRILGLDREWPVVLAGFGNLGSALFHYKGFARRGFRVAAVVDDNPAKVGREVEGVPIVASRDMAREIKARGIQIAILAVPAESAQAVTDELVAAGIRAVLNFAPARIKVPRDVRLKHVDLSIELETLSFYLAKGAR
- the mfd gene encoding transcription-repair coupling factor, coding for MLRDWPAFHDLAKAFAEGPVCLRVVGLTGGARPLAVAELLQTPPRTALVLVPSVVDAHRFTQDLRFFGAPALEFPEREPRLWRGGRQREADAERAVVCRRLAAGEPLIVVATPGALDAEVLAPADFAARALRLEAGDELDRELLVEALERGGYERVDTVAEVGQWSLRGGIVDVFSPSQPNPARLEFFGDAIESIRLFDPTSQRSTGALRELLVLPLATDGDARARLLDYLPAAAPVVVDAPRVLDAPTETDPGAGTLRERLEGRRRVELELVGEASSAAAGPTPGAREWALDAQAVPQFGGRFNRLQAELEHWRAEGFRTRLVAGDERQAEHLRQILREHQLEAASATTLDGPEPLTIVVGELASGFAIPALGVIVLTEDDLFGARRRSLKRPKYQRGAALTAFTDLAVGDVVVHEDHGLGRYLGLRTMTIGDRQGDFLLLEYAEGNQLYLPVERLDLISKYLGADAGQVRLDRLGGPSWQRVKESVRAALREMAEELLRLYAQRAVAEGHAFAADTPWQREFETAFRFEETPDQLRAIEDVKGDMEAGRPMDRLVAGDVGYGKTEVALRAAFKAVADGHQVAVLVPTTVLAQQHWATFADRFAPFPARVELLSRFRSPAEQKAIVAGLRQGTVDVVIGTHRLLSRDVEFKNLGLLVVDEEHRFGVAHKERVKKLRASVDVLSLTATPIPRTLYMSLSGARDMSTIETPPLDRLPVETVVRRFSKAVIKEALERELARGGQVFFVHNRVQSLPSMVRLVQELVPEARVIMAHGQLKERELEATMVKFVTGQADVLVSTAIVESGLDIPASNTIVVNRADRFGLAQLYQLRGRVGRERQQAYAYLLVPADGRVDEQAQRRLRALQELTELGSGFKLALRDLEIRGAGNLLGAQQHGHIAAVGFDLYSKLLAEAVRELRGEPAVTHVEPVISVGVDGYLPDDYVPEVNQRLALYKRLAGAATDAEVDELAAELLDRFGPLPESAGRLVDIVRIRAAARALGVEKLEAGDGRALLTFSPATPLDPKRLVGAIQASRGRLRMKREFTLEAAVERGEWPRVRDSLRALLAGLGRP